Proteins encoded by one window of Flavobacterium sp. N502540:
- a CDS encoding NAD(P)-dependent alcohol dehydrogenase: MIPVKAYAAYDAVNPLKPYTFERKEVGAHQVQIEILYSGVCHSDIHTAKGDWGPVNYPLVPGHEIVGRIVAVGSEVSKFKIGELAGVGCFVDSCRVCPSCQSGEEQFCDEGMTGTYNGVERGTDIPTKGGYSTSIIVDESYTLHVSEKLDIKGVAPLLCAGITTYSPLRYLKVGKGHKVGVLGLGGLGHMAVKFAVSFGAEVTMLSHSPSKEADAKKLGAHHFALTSNPETMESLANSFDFILNTVSAKHDHNAYLNLLTTNGTMIVVGAPPAPAEIPVFTLIMKRRSIIGSLIGGIRETQEMLDYCAEHNITSDVEIIDMGYINEAYDRMNKSDVKYRFVIDMASLK; the protein is encoded by the coding sequence ATGATACCAGTTAAAGCTTATGCAGCCTATGATGCTGTTAATCCGTTAAAACCCTACACGTTTGAAAGAAAAGAGGTGGGTGCCCATCAGGTTCAGATCGAAATTTTGTACAGTGGTGTATGCCATTCAGATATTCATACCGCAAAAGGGGATTGGGGGCCTGTAAATTACCCTTTAGTTCCCGGTCACGAAATTGTAGGCCGAATTGTAGCTGTTGGAAGCGAAGTTTCTAAGTTTAAAATTGGAGAGCTGGCAGGAGTGGGGTGCTTTGTAGATTCCTGCAGAGTGTGTCCAAGCTGTCAGTCTGGTGAAGAGCAATTTTGTGACGAAGGAATGACCGGAACTTACAATGGTGTAGAGAGAGGAACGGATATTCCGACCAAGGGAGGATATTCAACCAGTATTATTGTAGATGAAAGTTATACACTTCACGTTTCTGAGAAACTCGATATCAAAGGAGTTGCTCCGTTATTATGTGCCGGAATTACTACCTATTCGCCTTTGCGTTATTTAAAAGTGGGTAAAGGACATAAAGTTGGAGTTTTAGGACTTGGGGGATTAGGTCATATGGCTGTGAAATTTGCAGTTTCTTTTGGTGCCGAAGTTACGATGTTAAGTCACTCTCCTTCAAAAGAAGCCGATGCTAAAAAGTTAGGCGCGCATCATTTTGCTTTAACCTCAAATCCGGAAACAATGGAGTCGCTTGCCAATAGTTTCGATTTTATTCTGAATACAGTTTCTGCCAAACACGATCATAACGCCTATTTGAATTTGTTAACGACAAACGGAACCATGATTGTAGTAGGCGCTCCGCCGGCACCTGCCGAAATTCCTGTTTTTACTTTAATCATGAAAAGAAGAAGTATTATTGGAAGCTTGATTGGAGGAATCAGAGAGACTCAGGAAATGCTGGATTACTGCGCCGAGCATAATATAACTTCTGATGTTGAGATCATCGATATGGGGTATATTAATGAAGCTTACGACCGAATGAATAAAAGCGATGTGAAGTATCGTTTTGTGATTGATATGGCTTCTTTGAAGTAG
- a CDS encoding rod shape-determining protein, with protein MGFFDFMTEDIAIDLGTANTLIIHNDKVVIDSPSIVARDRISGKIIAVGKEANMMQGKTHENIKTIRPLKDGVIADFDASEKMINMFIKSIPALKKRMFTPALRMVVCIPSGITEVEMRAVKESCERVNGKEVYLIHEPMAAAIGIGIDIMQPKGNMIVDIGGGTTEIAVIALGGIVCDKSVKIAGDVFTNDIVYYMRTQHNLFVGESTAEKIKIQIGAAIEDLDGPPEDMSVQGRDLLTGKPKQVDVSYREIAKALDKSIQRIEDAVMETLSQTPPELAADIYNTGIYLAGGGSMLRGLDKRISQKTDLPVYIAEDPLRAVVRGTGMALKNITKFKSILIK; from the coding sequence ATGGGATTTTTTGATTTCATGACCGAGGATATTGCGATAGACCTTGGTACCGCAAACACTTTAATCATTCATAATGATAAAGTTGTTATTGATAGTCCATCGATCGTTGCACGTGATAGAATATCAGGCAAAATCATTGCTGTTGGTAAGGAAGCCAATATGATGCAAGGTAAAACGCATGAAAACATCAAGACCATAAGGCCTTTGAAAGACGGTGTAATTGCTGATTTTGATGCTTCGGAAAAGATGATCAACATGTTCATCAAAAGTATTCCGGCATTAAAAAAACGCATGTTCACTCCGGCTTTAAGAATGGTGGTTTGTATTCCATCCGGTATTACCGAAGTGGAGATGAGAGCGGTAAAAGAATCTTGTGAGAGAGTAAACGGAAAAGAAGTTTACTTAATTCACGAGCCAATGGCAGCAGCGATTGGTATTGGTATCGATATCATGCAGCCAAAAGGAAACATGATTGTTGATATTGGAGGTGGTACTACAGAAATTGCCGTTATCGCATTAGGTGGAATTGTATGTGACAAATCTGTGAAAATTGCAGGTGACGTTTTCACAAATGATATTGTTTATTATATGCGTACTCAACACAACCTTTTTGTTGGAGAAAGTACAGCAGAGAAAATAAAAATTCAAATTGGTGCCGCAATCGAAGATTTAGACGGACCACCGGAAGACATGTCTGTTCAGGGTAGAGACTTACTTACAGGGAAACCAAAACAAGTAGATGTTTCTTACCGTGAAATAGCAAAAGCACTTGACAAATCGATTCAGCGTATTGAAGATGCGGTAATGGAAACATTATCTCAGACTCCGCCGGAATTAGCAGCCGATATCTACAACACAGGTATTTATTTAGCTGGTGGTGGATCGATGTTAAGAGGTCTTGACAAACGTATTTCGCAAAAAACAGATTTACCTGTTTATATTGCTGAAGACCCGTTAAGAGCTGTTGTTCGTGGAACCGGAATGGCACTTAAAAACATTACAAAGTTCAAAAGTATCTTAATCAAATAA
- the fbaA gene encoding class II fructose-bisphosphate aldolase yields MAHNIKPGVATGDQVQEIFNYAKEKGFALPAVNVTGSSTINGVLETAAKLNAPVIIQFSNGGAQFNAGKGLSNAGEKAAIAGGIAGAKHIHTLAEAYGATVILHTDHCAKKLLPWIDGLLDASEKHFAETGKPLYSSHMIDLSEEPIEENIEICKEYLARMSKMGMTLEIELGITGGEEDGVDNSDVDSSKLYTQPEEVAYAYEELSKISPKFTIAAAFGNVHGVYKPGNVKLTPKILKNSQDFVQNKFNTGHNPVDFVFHGGSGSTLEEIREAIGYGVIKMNIDTDLQFAYTEGIRDYMVKNIDYLKTQIGNPEGADVPNKKYYDPRKWVRESEVTFNTRLEQAFADLNNVNTL; encoded by the coding sequence ATGGCACACAATATTAAACCGGGAGTAGCTACGGGAGATCAGGTTCAGGAGATCTTTAACTATGCGAAAGAAAAAGGATTTGCATTACCTGCAGTAAATGTTACTGGTTCAAGCACAATCAATGGGGTTCTTGAAACTGCAGCAAAATTAAATGCACCGGTTATCATTCAATTTTCAAACGGAGGAGCACAGTTTAACGCTGGAAAAGGATTATCTAATGCAGGTGAAAAAGCAGCAATCGCTGGTGGAATCGCCGGAGCAAAACATATTCATACTTTGGCAGAAGCTTACGGAGCAACTGTAATTCTTCATACAGACCACTGTGCAAAAAAATTATTACCTTGGATTGATGGTTTATTAGATGCTTCTGAAAAACATTTTGCAGAAACAGGAAAACCATTATACAGTTCTCACATGATTGACTTATCTGAGGAGCCAATCGAAGAAAACATCGAAATCTGCAAAGAATACCTGGCAAGAATGAGCAAAATGGGAATGACATTAGAAATCGAACTTGGTATTACAGGTGGTGAAGAAGATGGTGTTGACAACTCTGACGTTGACAGTTCAAAATTATATACGCAGCCGGAAGAAGTAGCTTATGCTTATGAAGAATTATCTAAAATAAGCCCTAAATTTACAATTGCTGCCGCCTTTGGAAACGTTCACGGTGTTTACAAACCAGGAAACGTAAAATTAACTCCGAAAATCTTAAAAAATTCTCAGGATTTCGTTCAAAACAAATTCAACACTGGTCATAATCCGGTAGATTTTGTTTTCCACGGAGGTTCAGGTTCTACACTTGAAGAAATCAGAGAAGCAATTGGATACGGAGTAATCAAAATGAATATCGATACCGATTTGCAATTTGCATATACAGAAGGAATTCGTGATTATATGGTTAAAAACATTGACTATTTAAAAACTCAAATTGGTAACCCAGAAGGTGCTGATGTTCCGAACAAAAAATATTATGACCCAAGAAAATGGGTACGTGAAAGCGAAGTAACGTTCAACACAAGACTTGAGCAAGCTTTTGCAGACTTGAATAACGTAAATACATTATAA
- the mreC gene encoding rod shape-determining protein MreC, with product MQQIFNFIIRNSNRLLFLLLLGISLALTVQSHSYHRSKIISSANFLSGGVYERINRVNEYLNLRTENDELVLENARLKSLLFNKQDTTKLPLADSVKGVKPADIIVSKVIHNSYNTHENFITLNSGSNDGVKPDMGVINSLGIIGIIDDTSPRYATVVSILNTKSQINAKIKKSNHFGSLTWDGKSTGFAQLKDVPRLASIRKGDTIVTGGQSVIFPEGINIGTVDKIYIEKNTSYYVINVKLFNDMTNLGHVYIIKSKDREELINLENKEKNE from the coding sequence ATGCAGCAAATTTTTAATTTCATTATAAGAAACAGTAATCGATTGCTGTTTTTGCTGCTTTTAGGTATTTCGTTGGCACTCACAGTTCAGTCTCATTCTTACCACAGAAGCAAAATAATCAGTTCGGCCAATTTTCTAAGCGGAGGTGTTTATGAAAGAATCAATCGCGTAAATGAATATTTGAATTTAAGAACTGAAAATGACGAACTTGTACTTGAAAACGCAAGATTAAAAAGTCTATTATTCAACAAACAAGACACCACAAAACTACCTTTGGCAGACAGTGTAAAAGGAGTTAAACCTGCGGATATTATTGTTTCAAAAGTAATTCACAACTCCTATAACACACACGAAAATTTCATCACGCTTAACTCGGGATCAAATGACGGCGTTAAACCTGATATGGGGGTAATCAATAGCTTAGGAATTATTGGTATTATTGATGACACATCACCAAGATATGCGACTGTCGTAAGTATTTTGAATACAAAATCTCAAATCAATGCCAAGATTAAAAAGTCAAATCATTTTGGATCATTGACCTGGGACGGTAAAAGCACCGGATTTGCACAGTTAAAAGATGTTCCGAGATTAGCTTCCATCAGAAAAGGCGACACCATCGTAACCGGAGGACAATCGGTAATTTTCCCTGAAGGAATCAACATTGGAACAGTTGACAAGATTTATATTGAGAAAAACACAAGTTACTACGTCATAAATGTTAAACTGTTTAACGATATGACCAACTTGGGACACGTATACATCATCAAGAGCAAGGACAGAGAAGAACTTATTAATTTAGAAAACAAGGAGAAAAATGAATAG
- a CDS encoding ABC transporter permease has translation MLVYLRLLKESLGFAVNALRNNKLRTLLSLLGVTIGIFSIIAVLAAVDSLDRKISKDLSSLDKNTIYLMKFSFGPSEIPQWKRDQFPNVKYDEYVGLKNSLTNTDQVAYQLFVKHESLKYDSKTVSDVNIIPSSNEIVDIEGISFDKGRFYTESESNSGAAVIVLGYEIAEGLFGTSDPIGKSIRLYGQRFNVIGVIAKQGAGFFGDSNDTSVYLPANFLRRMYGDSDAMTPVIVVKPVKGIDMDAYKAQVAQKIRAIRGMKAGEIDNFFINVLSGFTDFIDGILGQMNVVGWIISGFSLLVGGFGIANIMFVSVKERTNLIGIQKSLGAKNRFILFQFLFEAVILSVIGGIIGLVMVWGIALVLTKVLDFEFVLSFGNIVLGTTLAAFIGLISGILPAISAANLDPVEAIRTGM, from the coding sequence ATGCTTGTTTATCTAAGATTATTAAAAGAAAGTTTGGGTTTTGCCGTAAATGCGCTGCGAAATAATAAACTGCGAACGTTGTTGTCGTTATTAGGGGTTACGATCGGAATTTTTTCGATTATTGCTGTTTTGGCGGCAGTTGATTCTTTAGATCGTAAAATTTCTAAAGATTTGAGCAGCTTAGATAAAAATACGATTTATTTAATGAAGTTTAGTTTTGGACCTTCTGAAATTCCGCAATGGAAAAGAGATCAGTTTCCAAATGTGAAATACGATGAGTATGTAGGATTGAAAAATTCATTGACCAATACGGATCAGGTGGCGTATCAGCTTTTTGTAAAACATGAAAGTTTAAAATACGATTCAAAAACCGTAAGTGATGTAAATATTATCCCTTCATCGAATGAAATTGTAGATATTGAAGGAATAAGTTTTGATAAAGGGAGATTTTATACCGAATCTGAGTCGAATTCGGGTGCGGCTGTTATTGTTTTGGGTTACGAAATTGCTGAAGGGCTCTTCGGCACAAGTGATCCCATTGGGAAGAGTATCCGCTTGTACGGACAACGTTTTAATGTAATTGGTGTAATTGCAAAACAAGGAGCAGGTTTTTTTGGAGACAGTAATGATACATCGGTTTATTTGCCGGCTAATTTTTTACGCCGAATGTATGGTGATAGTGATGCTATGACACCTGTAATTGTTGTAAAGCCTGTAAAAGGGATAGATATGGATGCTTATAAGGCACAGGTGGCACAAAAAATAAGAGCTATTCGTGGTATGAAAGCCGGAGAAATAGATAATTTCTTTATTAATGTACTTTCCGGATTTACCGATTTTATAGATGGAATTTTAGGACAGATGAATGTTGTGGGATGGATTATCAGTGGATTTTCTCTTTTAGTAGGTGGTTTCGGAATTGCCAATATTATGTTCGTATCTGTAAAAGAAAGAACCAATTTAATCGGAATTCAGAAATCATTAGGTGCTAAAAACCGATTCATTTTATTTCAGTTTTTGTTTGAAGCAGTAATTCTTTCTGTTATCGGCGGAATAATTGGCTTAGTAATGGTTTGGGGAATTGCACTAGTCTTAACAAAAGTGCTTGATTTTGAATTTGTTCTTAGTTTCGGGAATATAGTTTTAGGAACTACTCTCGCCGCATTTATCGGTCTAATTTCGGGAATATTGCCGGCAATCTCCGCTGCAAATCTGGATCCGGTGGAAGCCATTCGAACCGGGATGTAG
- the purH gene encoding bifunctional phosphoribosylaminoimidazolecarboxamide formyltransferase/IMP cyclohydrolase encodes MSTTKTIQSALISVFSKDGLEPIVRKLHEQNVTLYSTGGTEDFIKNLGIPVVPVEDITSFPEILGGRVKTLHPKIFGGILNRQDNESDVRQMKEFDIPQIDLVIVDLYPFEKTVASGASEQDIIEKIDIGGISLIRAGAKNFKDTVIVASVNEYSLLLDLITEQNGATTLENRRLLATKAFHVSSHYDGAIFNYFNTDETIYKESIADGQVLRYGENPHQKGFFFGDFDAMFKKVHGKELSYNNLLDVDAAVNLINEFKTDGPTFAILKHNNACGLASRKTISEAYLAALACDPTSAFGGVLIANTKIDVATAEEINKLFCEVVIAPSYDEEAITILQEKKNRIILIQNEVELPTRQVRTCLNGLLIQDRNNITDTKEHLKTVTITEPTAEEIEDLIFASKICKNTKSNTIVFAKNGTLISSGTGQTSRVDALVQAVDKAKAFGFDLTGASMASDAFFPFPDCVELAKKAGITAVIQPGGSIKDELSINYCNENNLAMVFTGTRHFKH; translated from the coding sequence ATGAGCACAACTAAAACAATACAATCGGCATTAATCTCTGTTTTTTCAAAAGACGGTTTAGAGCCAATCGTTAGAAAATTACACGAACAAAATGTAACACTTTACTCGACCGGAGGAACCGAAGATTTCATAAAAAACCTTGGTATTCCTGTTGTTCCTGTTGAAGACATTACTTCTTTCCCTGAAATTCTTGGAGGAAGAGTAAAAACACTTCACCCGAAAATCTTTGGTGGAATTTTGAACCGTCAGGATAACGAAAGCGACGTTCGACAAATGAAAGAATTTGATATCCCTCAGATTGATTTAGTAATTGTTGATTTGTATCCGTTTGAAAAAACAGTTGCCTCAGGTGCAAGTGAGCAGGATATTATTGAAAAAATTGACATTGGCGGAATTTCACTAATCCGTGCCGGTGCAAAAAATTTCAAAGACACTGTAATTGTTGCTTCGGTAAATGAATACAGCCTGCTTTTAGATTTGATTACAGAGCAAAATGGTGCAACTACTCTTGAAAACAGAAGATTATTAGCAACCAAAGCATTCCACGTTTCCTCTCACTACGACGGAGCTATTTTTAACTATTTCAACACTGACGAAACCATTTACAAAGAAAGTATTGCAGATGGTCAGGTTTTAAGATACGGTGAAAACCCTCATCAAAAAGGATTCTTCTTTGGCGATTTTGATGCTATGTTCAAAAAAGTTCACGGAAAAGAATTATCATACAACAACTTATTAGATGTTGATGCGGCAGTAAACTTAATTAATGAGTTCAAAACTGACGGCCCAACATTTGCCATTTTAAAACACAATAACGCTTGTGGTTTAGCTTCGAGAAAAACAATTAGTGAAGCTTATTTAGCAGCGCTTGCTTGTGATCCAACATCTGCTTTTGGCGGAGTTTTGATTGCAAATACTAAAATTGATGTAGCAACAGCAGAAGAAATCAACAAATTGTTCTGTGAAGTGGTAATCGCTCCAAGTTATGACGAAGAGGCAATTACAATACTACAAGAAAAGAAAAACAGAATCATTTTAATTCAAAATGAAGTTGAATTACCAACAAGACAAGTAAGAACATGTCTTAACGGATTGTTAATTCAGGACAGAAATAATATTACAGATACTAAAGAGCATTTAAAAACCGTTACTATTACTGAGCCTACAGCTGAAGAAATAGAAGATTTGATATTTGCTTCAAAAATTTGTAAAAACACCAAATCAAATACAATCGTATTTGCTAAAAACGGAACATTAATTTCGTCAGGAACAGGTCAGACTTCAAGAGTTGACGCTTTAGTTCAAGCAGTTGACAAAGCAAAAGCTTTTGGATTTGATTTAACCGGTGCTTCGATGGCAAGTGATGCATTTTTTCCATTTCCGGATTGTGTAGAATTAGCCAAAAAAGCAGGAATAACTGCTGTTATTCAGCCAGGAGGCTCAATAAAAGACGAATTAAGCATAAATTATTGCAATGAAAACAATCTTGCAATGGTATTTACGGGAACACGTCATTTTAAACATTAA
- the accD gene encoding acetyl-CoA carboxylase, carboxyltransferase subunit beta: MAWFKRQEKGITTATEDKMDVPKGLWYKSPTGKIIDADELARNLFVSPEDDFHVRIGSATYFEILFDNNEFVELDKNMTSKDPLHFVDTKKYAERLKDVMEKTHLKDAVRTGVGKSKGKELVICCMDFAFIGGSMGAVVGEKIARGIDHAIKNKLPFVMISKSGGARMMEAAYSLMQLAKTSVKLAQLAEAKLPYISLCTDPTTGGTTASYAMLGDINISEPGALIGFAGPRVVRDTTGKDLPEGFQTAEFLLEHGFLDFITPRKELKDKINLYIDLIQNNEIR, encoded by the coding sequence ATGGCTTGGTTTAAAAGACAGGAAAAAGGGATTACGACCGCTACAGAAGATAAGATGGACGTTCCGAAAGGATTGTGGTACAAATCTCCAACAGGAAAAATTATTGATGCTGACGAATTAGCCCGAAACTTATTTGTAAGCCCTGAAGATGATTTTCATGTTCGAATTGGAAGCGCAACCTATTTTGAAATTTTATTCGACAACAATGAGTTCGTTGAATTAGATAAAAACATGACTTCTAAAGATCCTCTGCATTTTGTGGATACAAAAAAATATGCAGAACGACTGAAAGACGTTATGGAAAAAACTCACCTAAAAGACGCTGTGCGTACCGGAGTGGGGAAATCTAAAGGAAAAGAACTTGTAATTTGCTGTATGGATTTTGCCTTTATCGGGGGGTCTATGGGAGCTGTTGTAGGTGAAAAAATTGCCAGAGGTATTGATCACGCTATCAAAAACAAACTGCCTTTTGTAATGATCTCAAAATCAGGAGGAGCACGTATGATGGAAGCAGCTTATTCGTTAATGCAGTTGGCTAAAACATCTGTAAAATTAGCGCAATTAGCCGAAGCCAAATTACCTTACATCTCTCTTTGTACAGATCCAACAACCGGAGGAACAACTGCATCATACGCTATGTTAGGAGATATCAACATTTCTGAGCCAGGCGCATTGATTGGTTTCGCTGGTCCGCGTGTAGTACGTGACACCACCGGAAAAGATTTACCGGAAGGTTTCCAAACTGCCGAGTTCTTATTAGAGCATGGTTTCCTTGACTTTATCACGCCAAGAAAAGAATTGAAAGACAAGATTAACTTGTATATCGATTTAATTCAGAATAACGAAATTAGATAG
- a CDS encoding lipocalin-like domain-containing protein, with protein MKKIVFLALIMLASLSIQAQTSKELIGKWQLVKLSKNGTEKDIKEKFKSDQVFQVFNEDGKFTGIVGDKSINGKWKLSKNNDILTITVDLMPVKFQIEYFDSQKRVITQDQLGTLEYKKADN; from the coding sequence ATGAAAAAAATTGTTTTTTTAGCACTAATTATGTTAGCTTCACTCTCCATTCAGGCACAAACGTCAAAAGAACTTATTGGAAAATGGCAACTGGTAAAGCTTAGTAAAAATGGAACAGAGAAAGATATAAAAGAAAAATTCAAGAGTGATCAGGTGTTTCAGGTCTTTAATGAAGATGGAAAATTTACAGGAATCGTAGGAGACAAAAGCATCAACGGTAAATGGAAACTTTCTAAGAACAATGATATCTTAACCATTACTGTTGATTTAATGCCTGTAAAATTTCAAATTGAATACTTCGACAGTCAAAAACGTGTTATTACCCAAGATCAACTTGGAACTTTAGAATACAAAAAGGCAGACAACTAA
- a CDS encoding rod shape-determining protein MreD, which yields MNSALLLNIFRFIMLLAIQVVIFNNMNFLGYISPFPYILYIILYPVNSNRTGLIASSFLLGIIMDMFCNSGGIHAAACLVLAYYRPYIFKFSFGLSYEYQTIKLNDSLTPERFSFILVSVVLHHIVLFILEAFQFKFILDVLLRTLFSSIFTIITSIIIIYLIKPNKR from the coding sequence ATGAATAGCGCTTTGTTACTCAATATTTTTCGATTTATTATGTTACTAGCAATTCAGGTTGTTATTTTCAATAATATGAATTTTTTAGGGTACATAAGTCCCTTCCCATATATCTTGTACATTATTTTGTATCCGGTAAACAGCAACCGAACAGGTTTGATTGCATCCAGCTTCTTACTTGGAATTATTATGGACATGTTTTGTAATTCGGGAGGAATTCATGCAGCAGCATGTCTTGTACTGGCTTATTACAGACCTTATATCTTTAAATTCTCGTTTGGACTTAGTTATGAATATCAAACTATTAAACTGAATGATTCCTTAACCCCAGAACGATTTTCATTTATTTTAGTTTCTGTTGTATTACACCACATCGTGTTATTTATTCTCGAAGCTTTTCAGTTTAAATTTATTCTCGACGTTTTGCTTCGAACTTTATTTAGTTCGATCTTTACCATAATCACCTCAATTATCATAATTTACCTTATTAAGCCTAATAAACGATGA